A section of the Rhizobium sp. Pop5 genome encodes:
- a CDS encoding GGDEF domain-containing protein produces the protein MKFETIKRVILAAIMLPFVFMLIEGVVVIRSSLRQYRDLEKDRQFADVLARGGSIAATEILSEIGATRLYLARPNSSTAADMQRSRVMLDRERSAFYASLPPRDTLEEGLAGELSILSLAYSRIVAARSAVDQGLYAGSDPGSIYWYAALKQLAVVDALSPRISDPVLLEKSNQLMGILLTYYGERLITGVGTRYLDHGVSARFPVELFIQGKVMLGEGMDHMVFHSTAPIVRDIVAYLGRSDQVKANAITDAILAGSRPTREVRDVWATAQSERMAFLQQKMVEAAKDIHETGESLSTRSHIHLTLILSLCAGLLILATLVMLLAARGLRLIDRLTRDREMLVGELRNAAQIDLLTGLYNRRGFEVAASALLTQAEHGSRWISVVLFDLDHFKKVNDAYGHDAGDAVLRHVAGVARENFRFFDLLVRHGGEEFLALLPDSTPDDAAIVAECVRLAIEAAEIPLPSGELLKVTASFGCAGRANDAFNRNFEDLVKRADLALYAAKASGRNCVVSGPTVPVAPQEERRKTASGGGFDSRI, from the coding sequence ATGAAGTTCGAAACCATCAAAAGGGTCATCCTGGCCGCCATCATGCTGCCTTTCGTCTTCATGCTGATTGAAGGCGTCGTCGTCATCCGCTCTTCGCTCAGACAATACAGGGATCTCGAAAAGGACCGGCAGTTCGCCGACGTGCTCGCCCGCGGCGGGTCCATCGCCGCCACGGAGATCCTCAGTGAAATTGGCGCCACCCGCCTCTACCTCGCACGTCCCAATAGCAGCACTGCCGCCGACATGCAGAGAAGCCGGGTGATGCTCGATCGCGAGCGCAGCGCCTTCTATGCCAGCCTGCCCCCCCGCGATACGCTCGAGGAGGGGCTCGCGGGCGAATTATCGATTCTCAGCCTTGCCTATAGCCGCATCGTCGCCGCACGTAGCGCCGTCGACCAGGGCCTTTACGCCGGTAGCGATCCCGGCTCTATCTATTGGTATGCGGCCCTCAAGCAGCTTGCCGTTGTCGATGCGCTTTCACCACGGATCAGCGATCCGGTGCTGCTCGAAAAATCCAACCAGCTGATGGGTATCCTGCTGACCTATTACGGCGAAAGGCTGATTACCGGCGTCGGCACCCGCTACCTTGATCATGGCGTCTCTGCCAGATTTCCGGTGGAGTTGTTCATACAGGGCAAAGTCATGCTCGGTGAGGGCATGGATCACATGGTCTTCCATTCAACGGCGCCGATCGTGCGCGATATCGTTGCCTATCTCGGCCGCAGCGACCAGGTGAAGGCGAATGCGATCACCGATGCCATCCTTGCCGGATCGCGGCCGACGCGTGAAGTGCGCGACGTCTGGGCCACTGCGCAGAGCGAACGCATGGCCTTTCTGCAGCAGAAGATGGTCGAAGCCGCAAAAGATATTCACGAGACCGGCGAAAGCCTTTCGACGCGCTCGCACATTCACCTGACGCTGATCCTGTCGCTGTGCGCCGGCCTGCTCATTCTCGCCACATTGGTGATGCTGCTGGCGGCAAGGGGCCTGCGCTTGATCGACCGGTTGACGCGGGACCGCGAGATGTTGGTAGGCGAATTGCGCAACGCCGCTCAAATCGATCTTCTAACAGGCCTTTACAACAGGCGCGGCTTCGAGGTCGCGGCATCTGCGCTCCTCACACAGGCCGAGCATGGCTCGCGCTGGATTTCCGTGGTGCTTTTCGACCTTGATCATTTCAAGAAGGTCAACGACGCCTACGGTCATGATGCCGGCGATGCCGTGCTACGGCATGTCGCGGGCGTCGCGCGCGAGAATTTCCGCTTCTTCGATCTGCTGGTGCGCCATGGCGGCGAGGAGTTCCTGGCGCTTCTGCCGGATTCGACGCCTGACGATGCCGCAATCGTTGCCGAGTGCGTGCGGCTGGCGATCGAGGCTGCGGAAATTCCCTTGCCGAGCGGCGAACTTCTCAAGGTCACGGCGAGCTTCGGATGCGCCGGTCGGGCAAATGACGCCTTCAACCGGAATTTCGAGGACCTGGTTAAGCGCGCCGATCTGGCGCTCTACGCCGCCAAAGCCTCTGGCCGCAATTGCGTCGTGTCGGGACCGACCGTGCCGGTGGCGCCACAGGAAGAACGACGCAAGACGGCGTCCGGCGGTGGTTTCGATTCTCGCATATGA
- a CDS encoding alkaline phosphatase, which produces MRTLLAAFAATTILAGAAEATTVYPLDRATILVGSPFDFKVELNKQVKPEDVKITVNGQDYKTVLGGEAQFVELEKGKEDKALGSALLLRGLKISAPGAYKVEVAAGDETKSVTWNVYETAGQPKAKNIIFLLGDGLSVAHRTAARIMSKGMTEGKANGRLNMDDLDHMAFIGTSATNAVSTDSANTMSAYMTGHKTAVNALGVYADRTPASLDDPRVETFAEALRRTTKKSIGIVATAEVEDATPAAVVSHTRNRSDKAEVVGMLLDVKPEVLLGGGSAYFLGKEVAGSKRKDNQDYIKLFQDAGYKLATDRNELAANASAEGKLLGLFHTGNMDVTLDREFLKKGTVDKFPNQPGLVEMTKVALDRLSKNPEGFFLMVEGSSIDKMSHPLDWDRAVFETIEFDQAIGVAREFQKAHPDTLIVVTGDHTHGVSIIGTVDDEKPGTEMREKVGTYAEAGFPNYKDENGDGYPDKVDVSRRLFLSANNGPDHYETFRPKLDGPFVPAVQNEKKEYVANEQYKDVPGAVFVQGNLPKGSESGVHAVDDVVLQSAGPGSEEFHGYMEQSDVYRVLADTFALGVKQTN; this is translated from the coding sequence ATGCGTACGCTTCTCGCCGCCTTTGCGGCCACCACCATCCTCGCGGGCGCCGCTGAGGCGACGACGGTCTATCCGCTTGACCGCGCCACGATTCTCGTCGGCTCGCCGTTCGACTTCAAGGTCGAGCTCAACAAGCAGGTCAAGCCTGAAGACGTGAAGATCACGGTCAACGGCCAGGATTACAAGACCGTTCTCGGGGGCGAGGCGCAGTTCGTCGAGTTGGAAAAGGGTAAGGAAGACAAGGCTCTCGGCTCCGCTCTCCTGCTGCGCGGCCTGAAGATTTCTGCTCCCGGCGCCTACAAGGTCGAGGTCGCCGCCGGCGACGAGACGAAGTCCGTCACCTGGAACGTTTACGAGACCGCCGGCCAGCCGAAGGCCAAGAACATCATCTTCCTGCTCGGCGACGGCCTTTCCGTCGCGCACCGCACCGCCGCCCGCATCATGTCCAAGGGCATGACCGAGGGTAAGGCCAACGGCCGCCTGAACATGGACGACCTCGACCATATGGCCTTCATCGGCACGTCGGCGACGAACGCGGTTTCCACGGACTCGGCCAATACGATGTCGGCCTACATGACGGGTCACAAGACCGCCGTCAACGCGCTCGGCGTCTATGCGGACCGCACGCCGGCCTCGCTCGACGATCCGCGTGTCGAAACCTTCGCGGAAGCTCTTCGCCGCACGACCAAGAAGTCGATCGGCATCGTTGCGACGGCTGAGGTCGAAGACGCCACGCCGGCTGCAGTCGTTTCCCATACCCGCAACCGCAGCGACAAGGCCGAGGTCGTCGGCATGCTGCTCGACGTCAAGCCGGAAGTCCTGCTCGGCGGTGGCTCGGCCTATTTCCTCGGCAAAGAGGTCGCCGGTTCCAAGCGCAAGGACAACCAGGATTACATCAAGCTGTTCCAGGATGCCGGTTACAAGCTCGCTACCGACAGGAACGAACTTGCAGCCAACGCATCGGCTGAAGGCAAACTCCTCGGTCTCTTCCACACCGGCAACATGGACGTTACGCTCGATCGCGAATTCCTGAAGAAGGGCACCGTCGACAAGTTCCCGAACCAGCCGGGCCTCGTCGAAATGACTAAGGTTGCGCTCGACCGCCTCTCGAAGAATCCGGAAGGTTTCTTCCTGATGGTCGAAGGCTCCTCGATCGACAAGATGTCCCATCCGCTCGATTGGGATCGCGCCGTCTTCGAAACCATCGAATTCGACCAGGCGATCGGCGTTGCCCGCGAATTTCAGAAGGCCCATCCCGATACGCTGATCGTCGTCACCGGCGACCACACCCATGGCGTATCGATCATCGGCACTGTCGATGACGAGAAGCCCGGCACTGAGATGCGCGAAAAGGTCGGGACCTACGCCGAAGCCGGCTTCCCGAACTACAAGGATGAAAACGGCGATGGCTACCCCGACAAGGTCGACGTCAGCCGCCGTCTGTTCCTGAGCGCTAACAACGGCCCTGACCACTACGAGACCTTCCGTCCGAAGCTCGACGGTCCGTTCGTTCCGGCTGTCCAGAACGAAAAGAAGGAATATGTCGCCAACGAGCAGTACAAGGATGTTCCCGGCGCGGTCTTCGTCCAGGGCAACCTTCCCAAGGGCAGCGAAAGCGGCGTCCATGCGGTCGACGACGTCGTATTGCAGTCGGCCGGTCCGGGTTCGGAAGAATTCCATGGCTACATGGAACAGAGCGACGTCTATCGCGTGCTTGCCGACACCTTTGCGCTCGGCGTCAAGCAGACGAACTGA
- a CDS encoding aspartate-semialdehyde dehydrogenase has product MGFKVAVAGATGNVGREMLNILSERGFPADEVVALASARSQGTEVSYGDRTLKVSNLENYDFSDTDICLMSAGGEVSKKFSPKIGQQGCVVIDNSSAWRYDADVPLIVPEVNPDAITQFTKRNIIANPNCSTAQLVVALKPLHDFAKIKRVVVSTYQSVSGAGKDGMDELFNQTRAVFVADPIENKKFTKRIAFNVIPHIDSFMEDGYTKEEWKVLAETKKMLDPKIKVTCTAVRVPVFIGHSESVNIEFENEITADQARDILRDAPGCLVIDKRENGGYITPYESAGEDATYISRIREDATVENGLNMWVVSDNLRKGAALNAIQIAELLVNRGLVKPRKQAA; this is encoded by the coding sequence ATGGGTTTCAAAGTAGCAGTTGCGGGAGCCACCGGAAATGTCGGCCGGGAGATGCTCAACATCCTCTCCGAACGAGGCTTCCCCGCCGATGAGGTCGTGGCGCTCGCCTCCGCGCGTTCGCAGGGCACCGAAGTTTCCTACGGTGACCGGACGCTGAAGGTCTCCAATCTGGAAAATTACGATTTCTCCGATACCGATATCTGCCTGATGTCGGCTGGCGGCGAGGTCTCCAAGAAGTTCTCGCCGAAGATCGGTCAGCAGGGCTGCGTCGTCATCGACAATTCCTCGGCCTGGCGCTACGACGCCGATGTACCGCTGATCGTGCCGGAAGTGAACCCCGACGCCATCACGCAGTTTACCAAGCGTAACATCATCGCCAACCCGAATTGCTCGACCGCCCAGCTGGTGGTCGCGCTGAAGCCGCTGCACGACTTCGCCAAGATCAAGCGCGTCGTCGTATCGACTTACCAGTCGGTCTCCGGCGCCGGCAAGGACGGCATGGATGAGCTGTTCAACCAGACGCGCGCCGTCTTCGTTGCCGATCCGATCGAGAACAAAAAGTTCACCAAGCGCATCGCCTTCAACGTCATCCCGCACATCGACTCCTTCATGGAGGACGGCTACACGAAGGAAGAGTGGAAGGTGCTGGCCGAGACGAAGAAGATGCTCGACCCGAAGATCAAGGTAACCTGCACGGCGGTGCGCGTTCCTGTCTTCATCGGCCATTCGGAATCGGTCAACATCGAGTTCGAAAACGAGATCACCGCCGACCAGGCCCGCGACATCCTGCGCGACGCACCCGGCTGCCTCGTCATCGACAAGCGCGAGAACGGCGGCTATATCACGCCGTATGAATCCGCCGGCGAGGACGCGACCTATATCTCGCGCATCCGCGAGGACGCGACTGTTGAAAACGGCCTCAACATGTGGGTGGTCTCCGACAACCTGCGCAAGGGCGCGGCGCTGAATGCCATCCAGATCGCCGAGCTGCTCGTCAATCGCGGCCTCGTCAAGCCGCGCAAGCAGGCAGCCTGA
- a CDS encoding ABC transporter ATP-binding protein translates to MLALDIENLAVNFPGLSSPALAIGRLSIDAGSRVAITGASGSGKSTFVNAITGLERTRQGRIRWNGEDIAGFSESRRDRFRAANIGLVMQEFHLFPGLSALENVLLPARLAGAATVDIIERAHALLSTVGLSRSGQKIETMSRGEMQRVAIARALLRKPGVIIADEPTASLDAESGEAVGDLILDLAIAEGSTLIVVSHDQRLAGRLDRQITFGAGRISEDTAAGEAA, encoded by the coding sequence ATGCTCGCTCTCGATATCGAAAATCTTGCCGTCAACTTCCCGGGTCTGTCCTCGCCGGCGCTGGCGATCGGCCGCCTGTCGATCGATGCCGGCAGCAGGGTCGCCATCACCGGCGCGTCCGGCTCCGGCAAGAGCACCTTCGTCAATGCCATCACCGGGCTGGAGCGGACGCGGCAGGGCCGCATCCGCTGGAACGGCGAGGATATAGCGGGTTTTTCCGAAAGCCGCCGCGACCGGTTCCGCGCCGCCAATATCGGCCTCGTCATGCAGGAATTCCATCTTTTTCCCGGCCTGTCGGCGCTGGAAAACGTGCTTCTGCCCGCCCGCCTTGCAGGTGCCGCCACGGTTGATATCATCGAGCGGGCGCATGCGCTGCTCAGCACCGTCGGCCTTTCCCGTTCCGGCCAGAAGATCGAGACCATGTCGCGAGGCGAGATGCAGCGCGTGGCGATCGCCCGGGCGCTGCTGCGCAAGCCCGGCGTCATCATCGCCGACGAGCCGACCGCCAGCCTCGATGCCGAAAGCGGCGAGGCCGTCGGTGATCTCATCCTCGATCTTGCCATTGCCGAAGGCAGTACGCTGATCGTCGTGTCGCATGATCAGCGTCTCGCCGGCCGCCTCGACCGGCAGATCACCTTTGGCGCCGGCCGGATCAGCGAAGACACTGCCGCCGGGGAGGCCGCATGA
- a CDS encoding carbonic anhydrase: MQRFPTLLLDGYRNFMNGRYADARDRYRQLAENGQSPSTLVIACSDSRAAPELIFDAGPGELFVIRNVANMVPPYEPDGHFHSTSAALEFAVQALKVSDIVVMGHGRCGGIRAALDPNAEPLSPGDFIGRWMSLVKPAAEQIQSNDVMTAAERQTALERVSIRNSINNLRTFPDIKALEEAGKMHLHGAWFDISTGELWVMDAETRDFIRPEI, from the coding sequence ATGCAGCGTTTTCCAACACTTCTTCTGGACGGCTATCGCAACTTCATGAACGGGCGTTATGCCGACGCCCGCGACAGGTATCGGCAGCTTGCCGAAAACGGCCAGAGCCCGAGCACCCTGGTCATTGCCTGTTCGGACTCGCGTGCGGCGCCGGAGCTGATCTTTGATGCCGGCCCGGGCGAACTCTTCGTCATCCGCAACGTCGCCAACATGGTGCCGCCCTACGAGCCGGACGGTCATTTCCATTCGACATCGGCCGCACTTGAATTTGCCGTTCAGGCGCTGAAAGTCTCCGATATCGTCGTGATGGGTCATGGCCGCTGCGGCGGCATCCGTGCAGCGCTCGACCCGAATGCCGAGCCCCTGTCTCCCGGCGATTTCATCGGCCGCTGGATGTCGCTGGTCAAGCCCGCCGCTGAGCAGATCCAGAGCAACGATGTGATGACGGCCGCCGAGCGGCAGACGGCGCTGGAGCGTGTCTCCATCCGCAATTCCATCAACAATCTCAGGACCTTCCCCGATATCAAGGCGCTCGAAGAAGCAGGAAAAATGCATCTTCACGGCGCCTGGTTCGATATTTCGACGGGCGAGCTCTGGGTCATGGACGCCGAGACGCGCGATTTCATTCGTCCCGAAATTTAG
- a CDS encoding lytic transglycosylase domain-containing protein, whose protein sequence is MRMTKLILAAAAAMGVLHAVPAFAQGAQCGNTSAGFDAWVADFKQTAAANGVSQSVLSRAFANVSYNKPTIAADRGQKSFKLSFDAFMQKRGGAAVISRGRSMKAANQALFASIERRFGVPAGPLIAIWGMETGFGSYMGNQHTMSAVSTLAYDCRRSEYFTDQLYAALQLVSEGYLSPQARGAAHGEIGQTQFLPRNVVRFGADGDGDGRVDMVGSRADALASTANFLKGHGWRAGAGYQPGEPNFVAIQGWNAASVYQQAIAYIGQQIDGR, encoded by the coding sequence ATGCGCATGACAAAATTGATTCTGGCGGCCGCCGCGGCAATGGGCGTCCTCCATGCGGTACCGGCGTTCGCGCAGGGCGCGCAATGCGGCAATACCAGCGCCGGCTTTGACGCCTGGGTTGCCGATTTCAAGCAGACGGCAGCGGCCAACGGCGTCAGCCAATCGGTCCTTAGCCGAGCCTTCGCCAATGTCAGCTATAACAAGCCGACGATCGCCGCCGACCGCGGTCAGAAAAGCTTCAAGCTTTCCTTCGACGCTTTCATGCAGAAGCGCGGCGGTGCAGCCGTCATTTCCCGCGGCCGTTCGATGAAAGCCGCCAACCAGGCGCTCTTCGCCTCGATCGAGCGCCGTTTCGGCGTTCCGGCCGGCCCGCTGATCGCAATTTGGGGCATGGAGACCGGTTTCGGCAGCTACATGGGCAACCAACATACGATGTCGGCTGTATCAACCCTTGCCTATGACTGCCGCCGTTCGGAATATTTCACCGACCAGCTCTATGCGGCACTCCAGCTCGTTTCCGAGGGTTATCTCAGCCCGCAGGCCAGGGGCGCTGCCCATGGTGAAATCGGCCAGACGCAGTTCCTGCCGCGCAACGTCGTACGCTTCGGCGCCGATGGCGATGGCGATGGCCGCGTCGATATGGTCGGTTCCCGCGCCGATGCGCTCGCCTCGACCGCAAATTTCCTCAAGGGCCATGGCTGGCGCGCCGGCGCCGGCTATCAGCCGGGAGAACCGAATTTCGTTGCTATTCAGGGCTGGAACGCCGCAAGCGTCTACCAACAGGCGATCGCCTATATCGGCCAGCAGATCGACGGCAGATAA
- a CDS encoding FtsX-like permease family protein has translation MIRFILADLRRLWAGSLVVVLLVALATALGVSVVLQERALRLGSARAADKFDLVIGAGGSETQLVLSSVFLQPSPLPLMPGEVLARLAADPRVDWAAPIGLGDSFSGYPIVGTTATLAGKLSGDFAEGQVFAREGEAVIGSAVKLSLGGEIKPMHGSVEEGGETHTELVYHIAGRLRPTGTAWDRAILVPIQAVWHIHGLGAGEHAEGAEEAGHDHAQPVTQHDTHEHRGEIDPDATLNENWTADAPGLPAILVKPKTIADAYKLRQDYRSGNTVAVFPGEVLTNLYATLGDAKQILVAVASGAQALVAASLVLVTVIHVGQRRRQIGALRAFGAPRGAIFGIVWLEFFALVAVGIGLGFALGFVAALTLSGVFSQTSGIAMPVGFAREDGGLAGVLLAFAALLAALPAVLAYRQSPAQALRA, from the coding sequence ATGATCCGCTTCATCCTCGCCGATCTTCGCCGCCTCTGGGCGGGTTCGCTTGTCGTCGTGCTGCTGGTGGCGCTCGCGACCGCGCTCGGCGTTTCCGTCGTGCTGCAGGAGCGGGCGCTTCGCCTCGGCAGCGCGCGCGCCGCCGACAAGTTCGATCTGGTCATCGGCGCCGGCGGCAGCGAGACGCAGCTGGTGCTCTCCTCCGTCTTCCTGCAGCCTTCGCCCTTGCCGTTGATGCCGGGCGAAGTCCTGGCCAGGCTTGCGGCTGATCCCCGCGTCGACTGGGCGGCCCCGATTGGCTTAGGCGATTCCTTCTCCGGCTATCCAATCGTCGGCACGACGGCGACGTTGGCGGGTAAATTGTCCGGCGATTTTGCCGAGGGCCAGGTTTTCGCGCGCGAGGGAGAGGCGGTGATCGGCTCGGCGGTCAAGCTTTCGCTCGGCGGCGAGATCAAGCCGATGCACGGTTCGGTAGAAGAAGGGGGCGAGACCCATACCGAACTCGTCTATCATATCGCCGGCCGCCTGCGGCCGACCGGCACCGCCTGGGACCGGGCCATTCTCGTTCCAATCCAGGCCGTCTGGCATATTCATGGCCTGGGCGCGGGAGAGCATGCGGAAGGCGCGGAGGAGGCCGGGCACGATCACGCGCAGCCCGTCACCCAACACGATACGCATGAGCATCGCGGCGAAATCGACCCGGATGCGACGCTGAACGAGAATTGGACGGCGGATGCTCCCGGCCTTCCCGCCATCCTCGTCAAGCCGAAGACGATCGCCGACGCTTATAAGCTGCGGCAGGACTATCGCAGCGGCAATACCGTCGCCGTCTTTCCCGGCGAGGTGCTGACCAATCTCTACGCCACGCTCGGCGACGCCAAGCAGATTCTCGTCGCGGTCGCTTCCGGCGCGCAGGCGCTCGTCGCAGCTTCGCTGGTGCTGGTCACGGTTATTCATGTCGGCCAGCGCCGCCGCCAGATCGGCGCGCTGAGAGCCTTCGGCGCTCCGCGCGGCGCGATCTTCGGTATCGTGTGGCTGGAATTTTTTGCCCTCGTGGCGGTGGGGATCGGGCTTGGATTCGCACTCGGGTTTGTCGCGGCCCTGACCTTGTCGGGCGTGTTCTCTCAGACGAGCGGCATCGCCATGCCGGTGGGCTTCGCCCGCGAAGATGGCGGGCTTGCAGGGGTGTTGCTCGCCTTTGCCGCACTGCTCGCCGCGTTGCCGGCGGTGCTCGCCTACCGGCAATCGCCGGCGCAGGCGCTGAGGGCGTAG
- the pdxY gene encoding pyridoxal kinase PdxY, with protein sequence MSENAAGAVIVISSHVVRGSVGNRAAVFALETLGHPVWALPTVVLPWHPGHGRSTRLTFAEADFDAAVDDLIRAPWIGEVKAVLSGYFGNAAQARSVARLVGALRQDNPELLYVCDPVMGDLGGLYVPEATAEAIRDHLIPLASLATPNRYELAWLSGAALEDNSAIMEAALALGPSRMLVTSAVPMMAGGTGNLYLSGRHALLAEHRVVENPPNGLGDLLAAVFLSRLLSGLEDEKALQLATASVFEVLARAVKRGSNELMLASDASSLSTPMAMVQMRRLVHPAQRRKK encoded by the coding sequence ATGTCGGAAAATGCAGCGGGCGCAGTCATCGTCATCTCGAGCCACGTGGTGCGCGGCTCAGTCGGCAACCGGGCGGCCGTCTTTGCGCTGGAGACGCTCGGTCATCCGGTCTGGGCGCTTCCAACAGTCGTGCTGCCCTGGCATCCCGGTCACGGCCGCTCGACGCGGTTGACATTCGCGGAAGCCGATTTCGACGCGGCGGTCGACGATCTTATCCGCGCGCCCTGGATCGGCGAAGTCAAGGCGGTGCTTTCCGGTTATTTCGGCAATGCCGCCCAGGCGCGCTCCGTCGCCCGGCTGGTCGGGGCGCTGAGACAAGACAATCCCGAATTGCTCTATGTCTGTGACCCCGTCATGGGCGATCTCGGAGGCCTCTACGTGCCGGAAGCAACGGCAGAGGCCATTCGCGACCATCTCATCCCGCTCGCCTCGCTCGCAACGCCGAACCGTTACGAACTCGCCTGGCTTTCGGGGGCGGCCCTCGAAGACAATAGCGCGATCATGGAGGCGGCGCTAGCACTCGGGCCGTCGCGCATGCTCGTCACGTCGGCCGTGCCGATGATGGCTGGTGGTACCGGCAATCTCTATCTCTCCGGCCGTCACGCACTTCTTGCCGAGCACCGCGTCGTCGAGAACCCGCCGAACGGTCTCGGCGATCTGCTTGCCGCGGTCTTCTTGTCGCGCCTGCTTTCCGGCCTCGAGGACGAAAAGGCGCTGCAACTTGCCACCGCCAGCGTCTTTGAAGTGCTTGCCCGCGCCGTCAAACGCGGCAGCAACGAGCTGATGCTGGCAAGCGACGCGTCCAGCCTTTCGACGCCGATGGCCATGGTGCAGATGCGCCGGCTCGTGCATCCGGCGCAGCGGCGGAAAAAATGA